In Debaryomyces hansenii CBS767 chromosome B complete sequence, one genomic interval encodes:
- a CDS encoding DEHA2B07106p (similar to uniprot|P47143 Saccharomyces cerevisiae YJR105W ADO1 adenosine kinase) has translation MSYPLVCLGNPLLDLQVDVEPEYLSKYGLKENDAILAEEKHFPIYEEVLKKSGLKTVAGGAAQNTARGAQYILPPKSVVYFGSVGKDVYADKLNEANEQYGLRTEYQIQEEIATGKCAALINGPHRSLVTDLAAANHFKVDHLEKPENWAIVENAKYYYIGGFHLTVSPPAIEKLGKHAAENNKVFALNFSAPFIPQFFKDPLASSLPYVDFVIANESEAAAYAETQGLSVDSKDVVAIAKEVAKLPKANNKRQRTVVFTQGTDPTVTVTYNESTKEFDVKEYAVRKLEENKITDTNGAGDAFAAGFIAALVEGKDIAQAVHEGQWAASLSIQEVGPSFPFPKQTYTA, from the coding sequence ATGTCGTACCCATTAGTTTGTTTAGGTAATCCATTATTGGATTTACAAGTTGACGTTGAACCAGAATACTTAAGTAAGTATGGTTTAAAGGAAAACGATGCTATTTTAGCCGAAGAAAAGCACTTCCCAATTTATGAGGAAGTTTTGAAGAAGTCTGGATTAAAGACCGTTGCTGGTGGTGCTGCCCAAAACACTGCTAGAGGTGCTCAATACATCTTACCACCAAAGTCCGTTGTTTACTTTGGATCTGTTGGTAAGGATGTCTACGCTGACAAGTTGAATGAGGCCAACGAACAATATGGCTTAAGAACCGAGTaccaaattcaagaagaaattgctaCCGGTAAGTGTGCAGCTTTGATCAATGGTCCACACAGATCATTGGTTACTGACTTGGCTGCTGCTAACCACTTCAAGGTTGACCACTTGGAAAAGCCAGAAAACTGGGctattgttgaaaatgCTAAATATTACTACATTGGTGGTTTCCACTTGACTGTCTCTCCACCAgctattgaaaaattaggtAAACATGCTGCTGAAAACAACAAGGTCTTTGCCTTGAACTTCTCTGCTCCATTCATTCCACAGTTTTTCAAGGATCCATTGGCCTCATCGCTCCCATACGTTGATTTCGTCATTGCTAACGAATCGGAAGCTGCTGCTTACGCTGAAACCCAAGGTTTATCTGTCGATTCAAAGGATGTTGTTGCCATTGCTAAGGAAGTTGCTAAGTTACCAAAGGCTAACAACAAGAGACAAAGAACTGTTGTTTTCACCCAAGGTACCGACCCAACGGTCACTGTTACTTACAACGAATCCACCAAAGAGTTTGACGTCAAGGAATACGCCGTTAGAAAGttagaagaaaacaaaatcaCTGATACTAATGGTGCTGGTGACGCTTTTGCTGCTGGTTTCATTGCTGCTCTTGTTGAAGGTAAAGATATTGCTCAAGCTGTTCATGAAGGTCAATGGGCTGCATCTTTATCTATCCAAGAAGTTGGTCCATCTTTCCCATTCCCTAAGCAAACCTACACTGCCTAG
- a CDS encoding DEHA2B07128p (weakly similar to uniprot|P39985 Saccharomyces cerevisiae YEL055C POL5 Protein), which produces MPVSKDHYYRLASEVPQERIEAATALLQELTQVNEKDEWDYALNRLIKGLTSSRQSARLGFSMALIEVLRELVEKEEHELTVSTFLQQVLKLSQVKSSMKGKEERSVLFGRLFGLQVLLNSQLLFNKKVSSPESLCEFVDQLVELSSIKSWLRETSIFTLCQFISLLKDNSNEDVVLVHILQKINDVGLNLTTEGIAVYLSIPQQTREIYANKIIDTKLNWKNGDPFSKGNLPTLAKALKDVEVVEPESDGSDTPKTKNGNSKQKGSWSPRIHFVWDIIIQHYNNHGVEDFADNENEISSSKKRKKTSSKSSKKQKITNDNEVPLKEFWKVVVDETLFADKSSHERKYWGFEIFLKFLTSIKSTDISSLFTPNFMRCLINQSSQQNRILNKISTKVLSTIVDSSSKDFTKAPIILDCLVDESKGGCWNFDLVTKSKCTDKLIGVLNGKEDINSFEVDLVLNQFKDVLISKFNNALASQEEEEETENEHEVMKKSNDNIQKWALDKLLLLFRSNKALLSNEKNNSKWLTKILKLLIQHSFFKKIDSHAVSGNIRKLCQDRLNSVLSDIINIQMSDRSWPLSTCLSYINKLEISDDYENLLQFDETLLNVKEEALAVLAEIDVSLKNSRKNDTQKRDQLDCFKLLFSMILIQFYMGDEEAVTVLDELKMCYNNFFKREENEDTDSAVFLTEIILSFTSRKATLSKKLSSIAWESFLCSKDETDKVKLNEECLQLLFDVLEARENKEGQQKLFENEDEFEAVDDEDNNSQDSADSADEESDKNDEEDSDGSDSDDDSESGSDEESSGANKSNDVLSEVDKQTNLKLAQALGIPTESSGEVKFEDLSSSEDNDEDSSYQSDSMEDEEMMAMDDQLSKIFKERHNAMSSVVTGNKRKAEVIEAKEQMIFFKNRILDLLELFNKNQPSSYLNLAMIKPLIILINLTMDKNLGVKAHKLLKTKLSKTKLTNRELEINFPTKTEQSNYKESLMSLIEWLQKEAGSNKSSNQAHSMACGQSCIIVAKSLIAVDESYLDRIIDLYAQCLKKWAAKPNSKIQASMFFDFINWLNSKRGN; this is translated from the coding sequence ATGCCAGTTCTGAAGGATCATTATTACAGATTAGCGTCTGAAGTTCCTCAGGAAAGAATCGAAGCTGCTACAGCATTGCTTCAGGAATTAACACAAGTAAACGAAAAAGATGAATGGGACTATGCTTTGAATAGATTAATTAAAGGGTTAACAAGTTCCAGACAGAGTGCCAGATTAGGATTTTCTATGGCCTTGATTGAAGTTTTACGTGAATTAGTCgagaaagaagaacatGAACTAACGGTTTCTACATTCTTACAACAAGTATTAAAGTTGAGTCAAGTCAAATCATCAATGAAAggtaaagaagaaagatcTGTTTTATTTGGTAGATTATTTGGTTTGCAagttttattaaattcccaattattatttaataaaaaggTTTCATCTCCAGAACTGTTGTGTGAATTTGTTGATCAATTGGTTGAATTATCTAGCATTAAATCATGGTTACGAGAAACTTCTATCTTTACTTTGTGCCAATTTATCAGTCTCTTGAAAGACAACTCAAATGAAGATGTAGTTCTTGTGCATATTTTACAAAAAATTAACGATGTTGGTTTGAATTTAACCACCGAAGGTATTGCTGTCTATTTGTCAATTCCTCAACAAACTCGTGAAATATACGCCAATAAGATAATTGATACAAAATTAAACTGGAAAAATGGAGATCCTTTCTCCAAAGGAAATTTGCCTACTTTAGCTAAGGCCTTAAAAGATGTGGAGGTTGTTGAACCTGAAAGTGACGGAAGTGACACACCAAAAACGAAAAATGGTAATTCGAAACAAAAAGGTAGTTGGAGTCCTAGAATACACTTTGTTTGGGATATAATAATCCAACACTATAATAATCATGGCGTTGAAGACTTTgctgataatgaaaatgaaatttctaGCTCAAAGAAGCGTAAGAAGACATCGTCTAAATCTTCTAAAAAGCAAAAAATTACAAATGATAACGAAGTACCATTAAAGGAATTCTGGAaggttgttgttgatgaaacTTTGTTTGCTGATAAGTCATCACATGAACGAAAATACTGGGggtttgaaatatttctcaaGTTTTTAACTTCTATAAAATCAACTGATATTTCTTCGTTATTCACCCCGAACTTTATGAGATGTTTAATTAACCAGTCTTCCCAACAGAACCgtatattgaataaaatttctacAAAAGTTTTAAGTACGATTGTTGATAGTTCAAGTAAAGACTTTACGAAGGCTCCAATTATTCTTGACTGTCTTGTTGATGAATCTAAAGGCGGTTGTTGGAATTTTGATTTAGTTACTAAATCAAAATGTACTGATAAGTTAATTGGGGTTTTAAATGGTAAGGAGGATATCAACAGCTTTGAGGTTGATTTAGTATTGAACCAATTCAAAGACGTTTTAATatctaaatttaataatgccTTAGCTTctcaagaagaagaagaagaaaccGAAAATGAGCATGAAGTTATGAAAAAgtctaatgataatattcaGAAATGGGCCTTGGACAAACTATTATTACTTTTCAGATCCAATAAAGCTTTactttcaaatgaaaaaaacAACTCTAAATGGTTGAcaaagattttgaagttaCTAATTCAAcattcatttttcaaaaagatAGATAGCCATGCTGTTTCTGGTAATATCAGAAAGTTATGTCAAGACAGGTTGAATTCTGTATTATCCgatataatcaatatcCAAATGAGTGACCGTTCGTGGCCGTTGTCGACATGTCTTTCCTATATCAATAAGTTAGAAATCTCagatgattatgaaaatcTCTTGCAGTTCGATGAAACTTTATTGAAtgttaaagaagaagctcTTGCTGTCTTAGCAGAGATTGATGTATCACTTAAGAACTCACGCAAGAACGATACTCAGAAGAGAGATCAATTAGATTGTTTCAAGTTGTTGTTCtcaatgatattgatacaATTTTATATGGGTGACGAAGAGGCTGTCACTGTGCTCGACGAATTGAAAATGTGCTATAATAACTTCTTTAAGCgtgaagaaaatgaagatacTGACTCTGCTGTGTTTTTAactgaaataattttatcatttacATCGCGTAAAGCGACTTTACTGAAGAAACTTTCGTCTATTGCATGGGAATCTTTTTTGTGTTCCAAGGATGAAACTGATAAagtaaaattgaatgaagaatGTTTGcagttattatttgatgtCTTGGAGGCTCGTGAGAACAAAGAAGGACAGCAGAaactatttgaaaatgaagatgaattcGAAGctgttgatgatgaagataataattcacaGGATTCAGCTGATAGTGCTGACGAAGAAAGcgataaaaatgatgagGAAGACTCAGATGGCAGTGATAGTGACGATGATAGTGAAAGTGGAAGCGATGAAGAATCTAGTGGGgccaataaatcaaatgatgTTCTTTCAGAGGTTGATAAGCAAACAAATTTGAAGTTAGCACAAGCTTTGGGTATTCCAACTGAATCGTCCGGTGAAGTCAagtttgaagatttgaGCTCGCTGGAAGATAACGATGAAGATTCCTCGTATCAGTCAGACTCAatggaagatgaagaaatgatGGCAATGGATGACCAATTGTCAAAGATCTTTAAGGAAAGACATAATGCGATGTCAAGCGTCGTTACTGGTAATAAGAGAAAAGCTGAAGTCATTGAAGCTAAGGAACAGatgattttcttcaaaaacCGTATTTTGGATCTCttggaattattcaacaaaaacCAACCTTCGTCCTACCTAAATTTAGCCATGATAAAACCATTAATCATATTAATTAACTTGACGATGGACAAGAATTTAGGGGTCAAAGCCCACAAGTTATtaaaaacaaaattgaGCAAGACTAAGTTAACTAATCGTGAGttggaaataaattttccaaCCAAAACAGAACAGTCTAACTATAAGGAATCATTGATGAGTCTCATCGAATGGCTACAAAAGGAAGCTGGTTCGAATAAATCGTCCAACCAAGCACACTCGATGGCATGCGGTCAATCTTGTATTATTGTAGCTAAGAGTTTAATTGCCGTGGACGAACTGTACTTGGacagaattattgatttgtATGCTCAATGTTTGAAGAAATGGGCAGCAAAACCTAACAGTAAAATCCAGGCTTCCAtgttttttgattttatcaactGGTTGAACTCCAAACGAGGTAATTAA
- a CDS encoding DEHA2B07150p (highly similar to CA2973|IPF14452.repeat1 Candida albicans IPF14452.repeat1), with product MSAYQQAGISLNRALALSAKAVRSALKPEFKVAAERRGLTEVKAMKIENGKQGEPKSLDK from the coding sequence aTGTCTGCCTACCAACAAGCCGGTATCTCATTAAACAGAGCCTTAGCTCTCTCTGCCAAGGCCGTCAGAAGTGCTTTAAAGCCTGAATTTAAGGTTGCTGCTGAAAGAAGAGGTCTTACCGAAGTCAAGGCCATGAAGATTGAAAACGGTAAACAAGGTGAACCTAAGTCTTTagataaataa
- a CDS encoding DEHA2B07172p (weakly similar to uniprot|P33311 Saccharomyces cerevisiae YPL270W MDL2 Half-type ATP-binding cassette (ABC) transporter of the inner mitochondrial membrane): MLLPIQRVKPSFLFSYSSNVGIFRTLHTRIPTRLSTLNTSVIYRRTYPNISNACNVFLGKTNIIYGRSRYFSDSSVVRNTSDTPSKQELIKSLQKSNSLKNHLEFTKIRKRELREEEKEQQKKDRKPFRENIKTILRILKLGRPDLKLFLYALGFILFAVLYPTTAVKLVGSAIDAFNNNMKDSDGTLLIWGYKYSTVFGFMVPFMCLSAVCFWARIWVLKVLGERLVARLRLRVMKHLLRHDAKFYDHEKHKVGDLISRLSSDAYVVSRSITNNLPDGLKNVLFGIISSYMMFSINPMLFGIMLLISPPITFGSVWYGEKIRALSTRLQNATAGLTKVSEETLNSVKLVQAFTGEQKELTKYSDQLRNVINVAKKEALAQSNYSVSIYSLYHTGYLSCVAIGVYLIINGQMTTGDVVAFTMYSELFNSALYSLTTTYMELMKGSGAGIKLFELIDYDNDVPPVKGNKLPPGLSNGIEFKDVVFSYASRPYDKIFNECSFNIPASSTTCIVAPSGCGKSTVASLLLRSYNINSGEILIGGRNINNFQVRDLRRSIIGIVQQEPVLLSGTILENIVYGLTPSQISQMTMEDVKFAARQANCHDFIMSLPDGYETIIGSRGASLSGGQKQRVAIARALIKKPSILILDEATSALDSRSESLINETLKELTSQGKMTIISIAHRLSTISKSENIIVLGKHGKVVEQGRFVELYSDPNSELSKLLDSPGLDESEETPEQTEAEETERITEENKANELEIIRSMIDDLPVEMRAQLADQISQEINEDKNAAISESKISSDKIVS; this comes from the coding sequence ATGTTGCTACCTATACAACGAGTGAAACCGTCGTTTTTGTTTCTGTATAGTTCGAATGTTGGGATTTTTAGGACTCTACATACAAGAATACCGACAAGGCTATCTACATTAAATACGAGTGTGATATACAGAAGAACTTATCCAAACATATCTAATGCATGTAATGTATTTCTAGGGAAAACGAATATTATTTATGGAAGACTGAGATACTTCTCAGACTCACTGGTCGTTAGGAATACCTCAGATACACCAAgtaaacaagaattaataaaatccCTACAAAAGTCTAACTCTTTGAAGAACCATTTGGAGTTTACTAAGATAAGGAAACGCGAGTTgagagaagaagagaaggaGCAACAAAAGAAAGACAGGAAACCATTTCgtgaaaatataaaaaccATATTACgtatattaaaattgggAAGGCCTGATTTGAAGCTTTTTCTATATGCTTTGGGGTTTATTTTGTTTGCAGTTTTATATCCAACAACAGCAGTCAAATTAGTTGGTTCGGCTATTGAtgcttttaataataacatgAAAGATAGTGACGGCACTTTATTGATTTGGGGATACAAGTATTCTACAGTTTTCGGTTTTATGGTGCCTTTCATGTGCTTAAGTGCTGTTTGCTTTTGGGCTAGAATTTGGGTTTTGAAAGTATTGGGTGAAAGATTAGTTGCAAGATTAAGATTGAGAGTAATGAAACATTTATTGAGACATGATGCCAAATTCTACGATCATGAAAAACATAAAGTAGGTGATTTGATATCTAGATTATCAAGTGATGCATATGTTGTTTCAAGATCTATTACAAATAATTTACCTGACGGGTTGAAGAATGTCTTGTTCGGTATAATTAGTTCTTACATGATGTTTTCTATTAATCCTATGTTGTTTGGTATTATGTTATTAATTTCTCCTCCAATAACATTTGGATCAGTATGGTATGGTGAAAAGATTCGTGCTTTATCTACGAGATTGCAGAATGCAACAGCAGGCCTTACTAAGGTGAGTGAAGAAACTCTTAATTCAGTTAAATTGGTTCAAGCGTTTACTGGTGaacaaaaagaattgacGAAATATTCTGATCAGCTCAGGAACGTTATTAACGTAGCGAAAAAAGAAGCGCTTGCACAGTCAAATTACCTGGTTTCAATTTATAGTTTGTACCATACTGGTTATTTGTCATGCGTTGCAATCGGTGTCTACTTGATAATAAATGGACAGATGACAACCGGTGACGTGGTTGCTTTCACAATGTACCtggaattattcaatctGGCATTGTACAGTTTGACAACAACTTATATGGAATTGATGAAAGGTTCAGGTGCCGGCATTAAATTGTTCGAGTTAATCGACTACGATAATGATGTTCCTCCTGTAAAAGGAAATAAATTACCTCCAGGGTTATCGAACggtattgaatttaaagacGTTGTTTTCAGCTACGCCAGCAGACCATATGATAAGATTTTTAATGAATGTTCATTTAATATACCAGCATCATCGACCACATGTATTGTTGCACCTTCAGGATGTGGGAAGTCTACCGTGGCATCATTGTTATTAAGGtcatataatattaatagtgGTGAGATCCTTATTGGAGgcagaaatattaataactttCAAGTTCGTGACTTGAGAAGATCGATTATTGGAATTGTGCAACAAGAACCAGTATTGTTATCAGGAACTATCTTAGAGAATATTGTATACGGATTAACTCCGTCTCAAATAAGTCAGATGACAATGGAAGATGTTAAATTTGCTGCCAGACAGGCTAATTGTCATGACTTCATTATGTCTCTTCCAGATGGATATGAAACAATAATTGGTTCTCGTGGTGCATCCTTATCAGGGGGTCAAAAGCAGCGAGTGGCTATTGCTAGAGCATTGATTAAGAAGCCgtcaattttgattttagaTGAAGCGACATCGGCTTTAGATTCTAGACTGGAAAGTCTTATTAACGAAacattgaaagaattaacGTCTCAGGGTAAAATGACTATCATATCAATTGCCCATAGATTATCTACTATTTCAAAATCCGagaatattattgttttggGCAAACATGGAAAGGTGGTTGAACAAGGCAGATTCGTCGAATTGTACAGTGATCCAAACTCTGAATTATCTAAGTTGTTAGATAGCCCAGGCCTCGACGAATCCGAAGAGACTCCTGAGCAGACCGAAGCCGAAGAAACGGAAAGAATCACAGAAGAGAATAAGGCAAATGAACTTGAAATAATCAGATCCATGATTGATGATTTACCAGTTGAGATGCGTGCTCAACTTGCAGATCAAATATCCCAAGAAATAAACGAAGATAAGAACGCTGCCATCTCAGAATCAAAGATCTCGTCCGACAAGATTGTTTCATAG
- a CDS encoding DEHA2B07194p (similar to uniprot|Q08225 Saccharomyces cerevisiae YOL057W Hypothetical ORF) — protein sequence MTEVNTFIADSNAPIIVLSAKKHFEQLPTNDAKLYAHYLSRASHHGTRAILRSVSPESEAIYDLILSIHRHLGEPATNEEYEALLSKGSTKESQAVPHYLEYASQFLSNLGNYKSFGDKKFIPKLSIEEFDKLVSEGINNDSITWTYMKIRDAIYDTSTNLLGWPEKGQLSNYYPDSPDITQDEAELVNAALANKGIMPENTRVKKTSGKEFVVFVASSETENKTTNYPKEKISLDNGGSLTIAFGDHHVEFEQIVENMKKAAKKAANDTQRKMINHYVESFQTGNMIAHKSSQIEWVKDLRPSVESNIGFIETYRDPSGVRGEWEGLVAMVNQDRTAKFSTLVENATKLIPYLPWDKIYEKDTFTPPDFTSLEVLTFAGSGVPAGINIPNYDDVRLNVGFKNVSLGNVLSANPKKPKKEELITFLEHDMQAKFRKWRDDAFEIQVGLHELLGHGTGKLLQEVSPGEFNFDKSNPNIHSYYKPTDTWGSLFSAVAGSFEECRAELVALYLILKKPLEVLPIFGVSDEKDQKEIILIATVLMCRAGLLGLEFWDPTSRKWGQPHMQARFGIFKSLHKSGVCKLEFSEENMDDLKITFDESKLNNTAVDVLGDFLLKLHVYKCTGDVTKGVAYYNDITDVTDEYSRFRQIILSKKLPRKQLIQANTFADASGQVEVREYEESEVGMIQSFADRNV from the coding sequence atgacaGAAGTTAATACATTCATCGCAGACTCAAATGCACCTATAATTGTGTTATCTGCCAAAAAACACTTCGAACAATTACCAACAAATGACGCTAAATTATATGCTCATTACCTTTCAAGGGCCTCCCACCATGGTACTCGAGCCATTTTAAGATCAGTCTCCCCCGAAAGTGAAGCCAtttatgatttaattttatcaattcatAGACATTTAGGCGAACCAGCTACTAACGAGGAGTATGAAGCTCTTTTAAGCAAGGGCCTGACCAAGGAATCACAAGCAGTGCCACACTACTTGGAATATGCTTCCCAATTTTTGTCAAACTTAGGTAATTACAAGTCATTCGGGGACAAGAAATTTATTCCTAAATTGTCGATCGaggaatttgataaattggTTTCTGAGGGGATCAATAACGATTCAATTACCTGGACATACATGAAAATTCGTGATGCTATATATGATACGAGTACCAACTTATTAGGATGGCCAGAAAAGGGTCAATTATCGAACTACTATCCTGATTCACCCGATATTACCCAGGATGAGGCGGAACTTGTTAATGCTGCTCTTGCAAACAAAGGCATTATGCCAGAAAATACAAGGGTTAAGAAAACTTCGGGCAAGGAGTTCGTTGTTTTTGTTGCCAGTTCTGAAACAGAGAATAAAACAACAAACTATCCAAAGGAGAAGATTTCTTTAGATAATGGAGGTTCATTGACCATTGCTTTTGGTGATCATCatgttgaatttgaacAGATTGTAGAGAACATGAAAAAAGCTGCAAAAAAAGCTGCAAATGACACCCAGCGTAAAATGATTAATCATTACGTTGAATCATTTCAAACTGGTAATATGATCGCGCATAAGTCGTCTCAGATAGAATGGGTTAAGGATTTAAGGCCTCTGGTGGAATCAAATATAGGGTTCATTGAAACCTATAGGGACCCATCAGGTGTTAGAGGTGAATGGGAAGGTTTAGTAGCCATGGTTAATCAGGATCGTACTGCCAAATTTTCCACCTTGGTAGAAAATGCAACTAAATTAATTCCTTATTTGCCTTGGGACaaaatttatgaaaaaGATACATTTACCCCTCCAGATTTTACATCTTTAGAAGTTTTAACATTTGCTGGATCAGGTGTCCCAGCTGgtattaatattccaaaCTACGATGATGTTAGATTAAATGTTGGTTTCAAGAATGTTTCTTTAGGGAATGTCTTATCAGCAAATCCTAAAAAGCCTAAGAAGGAAGAACTTATTACTTTCCTCGAGCATGATATGCAAGCTAAATTCCGTAAATGGAGAGATGATGCCTTCGAAATACAAGTTGGTTTGCACGAGCTTTTAGGCCATGGTACAGGTAAGTTGTTGCAAGAAGTATCACCTGGTGAATTcaactttgataaatcaaatccTAATATCCATTCGTATTATAAGCCAACTGATACCTGGGGTTCACTATTCAGCGCAGTTGCAGGGTCGTTTGAGGAATGTAGAGCAGAGTTGGTTGCTTTATACCTCATTCTTAAAAAACCGTTAGAGGTATTGCCGATCTTCGGAGTTTCTGACGAAAAAGATCagaaagaaattattttgattgcTACCGTATTAATGTGCCGTGCCGGTTTATTAGGATTAGAATTCTGGGATCCAACATCTCGTAAATGGGGTCAACCCCACATGCAAGCTCGCTTTGGTATTTTCAAGTCTTTGCACAAGAGTGGTGTCTGTAAGCTTGAATTCAGTGAGGAAAACATGGATGACTTAAAGATCACCTTCGACGAATCCAAGTTGAACAACACAGCAGTAGATGTGTTAGGTGATTTCTTACTAAAATTACATGTCTATAAATGTACAGGTGATGTAACCAAAGGTGTTGCGTACTATAATGATATTACCGATGTCACTGACGAATACAGCAGATTTAGACAGATCATTTTAAGTAAGAAATTACCACGTaaacaattgattcaaGCCAACACATTTGCAGATGCTTCTGGCCAAGTTGAAGTTAGAGAATATGAAGAGTCTGAAGTAGGTATGATTCAAAGTTTTGCTGATAGAAATGTATAG
- a CDS encoding DEHA2B07216p (weakly similar to uniprot|P38326 Saccharomyces cerevisiae YBR231C SWC5 Protein of unknown function component of the Swr1p complex that incorporates Htz1p into chromatin): MGKQKATRVNGILKKEEQTIDDDSLKKEKQAIDDEDYDEDEDEDYDPEAKVEEEKEASDEESDHEPQPDYSSIENATFQDRLVKTRSQRHQEKYGSNAGINHIRPGLIKSDDISKNIDVDAIFNDLQRKSKSGTPDDWKASIEEEQAKTESIKYNNANSKQTTNISSADTPQEDNSLDPQKVKIESSYTFAGKVITESKLVDAGSAEAKAYFNSTKGITASNLKASAATRSFVPIIRTIPGSTEPTELRIKLKRPSLIDKFLSTYGDKKQKLSTLEKSRLDWASFVDQKKLKDDLSTHNKGGYLDKQEFLGRLQDKRDEHYQKAKEEERKRQWQSQQQQSL; this comes from the coding sequence ATGGGCAAGCAAAAGGCCACCCGAGTGAATGGAATActaaagaaagaagagcagactattgatgatgattctttaaagaaggaaaaaCAGGCgattgatgatgaagactatgatgaagacgaagatgaagacTATGACCCAGAGGCGAAAGTCGAAGAGGAAAAAGAAGCAAGTGACGAAGAAAGTGACCATGAACCCCAACCCGATTATTCTTCGATAGAAAATGCCACGTTTCAAGACAGGCTCGTTAAGACAAGAAGTCAACGACACCAAGAGAAGTACGGATCCAATGCGGGAATCAATCATATAAGGCCAGGATTGATAAAAAGTGATGATATTAGCAAAAATATAGATGTGGATGCCATATTCAACGATTTACAACGAAAGAGCAAGAGCGGGACACCAGACGACTGGAAGGCATCGATTGAGGAGGAACAAGCCAAGACCGAAAgcattaaatataataacgCAAATTCAAAACAGACTACCAATATCAGTTCAGCCGATACACCTCAAGAAGATAACAGTCTAGATCCACAGAAGGTCAAAATTGAATCGTCATACACATTTGCAGGAAAAGTTATCACAGAGTCCAAACTAGTGGATGCGGGTTCTGCGGAGGCAAAAGCGTATTTTAATTCCACAAAGGGTATAACAGCTAGTAATTTAAAAGCATCGGCTGCCACTCGTTCATTTGTGCCTATAATCCGAACCATACCAGGGTCTACCGAGCCAACAGAGCTTCGTATTAAGCTTAAAAGACCATCATTGATCGACAAATTCTTATCGACATATGGTGACAAGAAACAGAAGCTATCTACGTTAGAAAAGTCTCGTTTAGACTGGGCTAGTTTCGTTGATCAGAAGAAGTTAAAAGACGACTTATCTACGCATAATAAAGGTGGTTACTTGGATAAACAAGAGTTCTTAGGAAGACTTCAAGACAAGAGAGATGAACATTACCAAAAAgcaaaggaagaagaacGTAAAAGACAATGGCAGCTGCAGCAACAACAGTCCTTGTGA